A portion of the Luxibacter massiliensis genome contains these proteins:
- a CDS encoding prephenate dehydrogenase, whose translation MAKKIGFIGLGLIGGSIAKAIRQYYPDYELLAFDKNRETLALAVQEGTIHTACSSIDDHFGDLNFIFLSAPVSYNTAYLSQIKEYIRPDCILTDVGSVKTSIHEEVSRLGLEANFIGGHPMAGSEKSGFVNSKAILIENAYYILTPASKVSPEKIQEYKEFVESLKAIPVILDYQQHDYITGTISHLPHIIASSLVNFVHDTDTKDELMKNLAAGGFKDITRIASSSPVMWQQICLKNKKNISQILGAYIQVLNQAKQAVDNGEEQKLYSMFEASRDYRNSIPGSSAGPIKKSFAVYCDIIDEAGGIATIATILASNLISIKNIGIVHNREFEEGVLRIEFYDEDSSLKAAELLRKYRYTVYEI comes from the coding sequence ATGGCTAAAAAAATTGGCTTCATCGGCCTGGGACTGATTGGCGGCTCCATCGCCAAGGCCATCCGGCAGTATTACCCGGACTATGAACTACTTGCATTCGACAAAAACAGAGAAACACTGGCGCTGGCCGTCCAGGAGGGCACGATACATACGGCCTGTTCTTCTATTGACGACCATTTTGGAGACTTAAATTTTATTTTTCTCAGCGCCCCTGTCTCCTATAACACGGCATATCTCTCCCAGATAAAGGAGTATATCCGCCCTGACTGTATATTGACAGATGTGGGAAGTGTAAAGACATCTATCCACGAGGAGGTTTCACGCCTGGGCCTGGAAGCCAATTTTATCGGCGGGCATCCCATGGCTGGTTCTGAAAAAAGTGGTTTTGTAAATTCAAAAGCAATTCTAATTGAAAATGCTTACTACATTTTGACTCCTGCCTCTAAAGTCTCCCCTGAAAAAATACAGGAATATAAGGAATTTGTTGAATCCTTAAAGGCTATCCCCGTCATACTTGACTACCAGCAGCATGATTATATCACCGGAACTATCAGCCACCTGCCGCACATTATCGCATCAAGCCTGGTAAATTTTGTACATGACACAGATACCAAGGACGAGCTTATGAAAAACCTGGCTGCCGGAGGTTTTAAGGATATTACCAGAATCGCCTCCTCCTCCCCCGTCATGTGGCAGCAGATATGCCTGAAAAACAAGAAAAATATATCTCAAATACTAGGAGCCTATATCCAAGTGTTAAATCAGGCAAAACAAGCTGTCGACAATGGGGAAGAGCAAAAGCTGTACTCCATGTTCGAGGCTTCCAGGGATTACCGCAATTCCATACCCGGAAGTTCCGCAGGCCCCATCAAAAAGAGCTTTGCCGTTTACTGCGATATTATCGACGAGGCCGGGGGAATTGCAACAATTGCGACAATACTTGCCAGCAACCTGATCAGCATAAAAAATATTGGGATTGTACACAACCGGGAATTTGAAGAGGGGGTGCTTCGCATTGAATTCTATGACGAAGATTCCTCTCTGAAAGCCGCAGAACTATTAAGGAAATATAGATATACAGTATATGAAATATAA
- a CDS encoding HD domain-containing protein, with protein MDVRMYRQVEGMPRLEAVRNHPLYRENYGLLEEAEQKREFCRHQMPHLLDVARIAYILNLERKLGIEKEVIYTAALLHDIGKFGQYRDGIPHEIGGKEIAKQILKDLAVFSEDETCRILQAVGEHRRPGDGVSLLGSILYESDKLSRACYICEGESACNWSRDKKNMEIKL; from the coding sequence ATGGACGTAAGGATGTACAGGCAGGTGGAGGGTATGCCCAGACTGGAGGCAGTCAGGAACCATCCTCTTTACAGAGAAAATTACGGCCTTTTAGAGGAGGCGGAGCAAAAAAGGGAATTTTGCCGGCATCAGATGCCGCATCTTCTGGATGTGGCCAGAATTGCATATATTTTGAACCTAGAGAGAAAGCTGGGCATTGAAAAAGAGGTTATTTATACGGCGGCACTTTTGCACGATATTGGGAAATTCGGGCAGTACAGAGATGGAATACCTCATGAGATTGGGGGAAAAGAAATTGCCAAGCAGATTTTAAAGGATTTAGCCGTGTTTTCTGAGGATGAAACCTGCAGGATCCTGCAGGCGGTAGGTGAGCATAGAAGGCCCGGCGACGGGGTTTCTCTTTTGGGTTCAATCCTTTATGAAAGTGATAAATTATCCAGAGCATGCTATATATGTGAAGGGGAATCTGCGTGCAATTGGAGCAGGGATAAGAAGAACATGGAAATTAAATTGTGA
- the folP gene encoding dihydropteroate synthase gives MKIGGKEFDTEHHIYIMGILNVTPDSFSDGGQYNCLDKALQHAQKMCEEGADIIDVGGESTRPGHRQITDEEEIERVVPVIRKLKENFDMPVSIDTYKSGVAREALQAGADLVNDIWGLKYDKNMAGVIADHGAACCLMHNRERADYTHFVPDVLMDLQESVQIAEKAGIHRDRIMLDPGVGFGKTVEMNLEIIKELNRLKSLDYPILLGTSRKSVIGLTLDLPAHEREEGTLVTTVFGILGGCSFVRVHDVKANLRAIKMTEAILREHEV, from the coding sequence ATGAAAATAGGCGGTAAAGAGTTTGACACAGAACATCATATATATATCATGGGAATCCTGAATGTGACACCGGATTCTTTTTCAGATGGGGGACAGTATAATTGTCTCGATAAGGCTTTACAGCATGCCCAAAAGATGTGTGAGGAAGGGGCGGATATTATTGACGTTGGCGGAGAGTCCACCCGCCCGGGACATAGGCAGATCACAGATGAGGAAGAAATAGAAAGAGTCGTCCCGGTTATAAGGAAACTGAAAGAGAATTTTGACATGCCTGTATCCATAGATACATATAAAAGCGGCGTGGCCAGAGAGGCCCTCCAGGCTGGTGCGGATTTGGTGAATGATATTTGGGGGCTCAAATATGATAAGAATATGGCGGGAGTAATTGCGGACCACGGTGCGGCGTGCTGCCTGATGCACAACAGGGAAAGGGCGGACTATACTCATTTTGTGCCAGATGTGCTAATGGATCTGCAGGAGAGTGTCCAAATTGCCGAAAAGGCGGGGATTCATCGGGATAGGATTATGCTGGACCCAGGCGTGGGTTTTGGCAAGACTGTGGAAATGAACCTGGAAATTATTAAGGAACTAAACCGTCTGAAGAGCCTGGACTACCCAATTCTTCTCGGCACATCCAGAAAATCTGTCATAGGGCTGACACTGGATCTGCCCGCCCATGAAAGGGAGGAAGGCACACTTGTGACAACCGTATTTGGAATTCTGGGAGGGTGTTCTTTTGTCCGTGTGCATGATGTCAAGGCAAACTTAAGAGCTATAAAAATGACAGAGGCTATTTTAAGGGAGCATGAGGTGTAG
- a CDS encoding elongation factor G, which translates to MKVYRTDEIRNVVLLGHGGSGKTSLAEAMLYVSGAANRMGKVSDSNTVSDFDKEEQKRGFSISTSLIPIEWEKAKINILDTPGYFDFVGEVEEAVSAADAAVIVVSGKAGVQVGTEKAWELCDKYNLPRMVYVTEMDVDDASFRQVVEDLTEKYGKKIAPHFQPIRENEKLVGYINVIKNAGRRYTDIGKREECEIPDYCKPNLEILRDSLMEAVAETSDEFMERYFAGEEFSVEEIRAAMRTEVMDGDIVPVAMGSNIQAQGVANLLSDIVRFFPSPDRRGCAGINRTTNDIFEANYDFSKAKTAYVFKTMVDPFIGKYSFVKVCSGVLKGEDILYNADTDSEEKPGKIYTMCGNKPTEVSELFAGDIGAIAKLSGTRTGDTLSTKGTQVSFARTDYSVPYTYMKYQVKNKGDEDKVSQALAKMMAEDVTLKAVNDSENRQSLLYGMGDQHLEITVSKLAARYKVEVALEMPKVAFRETIRKKSDVDTKYKKQSGGHGQYGHVKMKFEPSGDLETPFVFEEVVVGGAVPKNYFPAVEKGLQDSVVKGPLAGYPVVGVKAILYDGSYHPVDSSEMAFKTATVQAFKKGFMEAGPVLLEPIASLKVTVPDEYTGDVMGDLNKRRGRVLGMNPIQGGKQVIEADIPMTGLFGYCTVLRSMTGGRGTYAYEFARYEQAPADVQEKEIAARAAEE; encoded by the coding sequence ATGAAGGTTTACAGAACAGACGAGATTAGAAACGTAGTATTGCTTGGCCACGGCGGAAGTGGCAAGACGAGCCTTGCAGAGGCGATGCTGTATGTATCAGGGGCAGCAAACCGGATGGGTAAGGTTTCAGATTCCAATACGGTCAGCGATTTTGATAAAGAAGAGCAGAAGCGCGGATTCTCTATCAGCACCTCCCTGATTCCTATTGAGTGGGAGAAGGCCAAGATTAATATTCTGGATACGCCAGGCTATTTTGACTTCGTAGGCGAAGTGGAAGAGGCAGTGAGCGCGGCAGATGCTGCAGTGATTGTTGTCTCAGGAAAAGCAGGCGTACAGGTGGGGACTGAGAAGGCGTGGGAATTGTGTGATAAATACAATCTGCCCCGTATGGTGTATGTGACAGAGATGGACGTTGATGACGCCAGTTTCCGTCAGGTTGTGGAGGATCTGACAGAAAAATACGGCAAGAAGATTGCCCCCCATTTCCAGCCCATACGTGAGAACGAAAAGCTGGTAGGATATATTAATGTAATTAAGAACGCGGGGAGGCGGTACACAGATATAGGGAAGAGGGAAGAGTGCGAGATCCCAGATTACTGTAAGCCGAACCTGGAAATCTTGAGAGACTCACTTATGGAGGCTGTTGCTGAGACAAGCGACGAGTTTATGGAGAGATATTTTGCAGGGGAAGAATTCTCCGTGGAGGAGATCCGTGCAGCTATGCGTACCGAGGTTATGGACGGTGATATTGTCCCTGTGGCCATGGGATCTAATATCCAGGCCCAGGGCGTGGCGAACCTGCTGTCTGATATTGTAAGGTTTTTCCCCAGTCCTGACAGGAGGGGCTGCGCAGGCATTAACCGTACAACAAACGATATTTTTGAGGCCAATTATGATTTCTCCAAAGCAAAGACAGCCTATGTATTTAAGACAATGGTAGATCCCTTTATCGGGAAATACTCCTTTGTCAAGGTGTGCTCAGGGGTTCTTAAAGGGGAGGATATTCTCTATAATGCAGACACAGACTCTGAGGAGAAGCCGGGCAAGATATATACCATGTGCGGCAATAAGCCGACAGAGGTTTCCGAATTGTTTGCCGGTGATATTGGGGCCATAGCGAAGCTGTCGGGGACGCGGACGGGGGATACACTGTCCACCAAGGGAACCCAGGTATCTTTTGCCAGGACAGATTATTCTGTACCATATACATATATGAAGTATCAGGTGAAGAATAAAGGGGATGAGGACAAAGTATCCCAGGCCCTTGCCAAGATGATGGCTGAGGATGTGACCTTAAAGGCTGTAAACGACAGCGAGAACCGCCAGTCACTGCTGTACGGCATGGGGGACCAGCATCTGGAAATTACAGTGAGCAAACTGGCAGCCAGGTATAAGGTAGAAGTGGCCCTTGAGATGCCTAAAGTTGCTTTCAGAGAGACAATACGGAAGAAATCAGATGTGGATACAAAGTATAAGAAGCAGTCAGGCGGCCACGGGCAGTATGGCCATGTAAAAATGAAATTTGAACCATCCGGGGATCTGGAGACACCTTTTGTATTTGAGGAGGTTGTAGTGGGAGGAGCTGTCCCCAAGAATTATTTCCCGGCTGTGGAGAAAGGATTGCAGGATTCTGTGGTCAAGGGCCCTCTCGCAGGATATCCGGTTGTAGGCGTGAAAGCCATTCTTTATGATGGATCCTATCACCCGGTTGATTCTTCGGAGATGGCATTTAAGACAGCTACTGTCCAGGCATTTAAGAAAGGCTTCATGGAAGCCGGGCCTGTGCTTTTAGAGCCAATTGCTTCCTTGAAAGTGACAGTTCCCGATGAATATACTGGGGATGTCATGGGAGATTTGAATAAGAGGAGGGGACGTGTGCTTGGCATGAACCCGATACAAGGAGGCAAGCAGGTGATAGAGGCTGACATTCCCATGACGGGGTTGTTTGGCTACTGTACTGTACTTCGGTCCATGACAGGAGGCAGAGGCACATATGCCTATGAATTTGCAAGATATGAGCAGGCCCCGGCTGATGTACAGGAGAAGGAGATTGCCGCCAGGGCTGCAGAAGAATAA
- the folE gene encoding GTP cyclohydrolase I FolE: MVDQEKIKQAVELLLEGIGEDPKREGLSQTPSRIARMYEEIYGGMWEDAAQHLKKTFHADNNEMVVEKGITFYSTCEHHLLPFYGKAHIAYIPDGRVVGLSKLARTVEVFAKRLQIQEQLTGQIADALMENLGPKGVLVMLEAEHMCMTMRGIKKPGSRTVTLVKRGVFEEEQELVNLFFQMLR, translated from the coding sequence ATGGTAGATCAGGAGAAAATAAAACAGGCAGTAGAACTTCTGCTGGAGGGGATTGGGGAGGATCCCAAGAGAGAGGGACTCAGCCAGACGCCCAGCCGTATTGCCAGGATGTATGAGGAAATATACGGCGGCATGTGGGAAGATGCAGCCCAGCATCTGAAAAAAACATTTCATGCGGATAATAATGAGATGGTGGTGGAAAAGGGCATTACTTTTTATTCCACCTGTGAGCATCATCTGCTGCCCTTTTACGGGAAGGCACATATAGCTTATATACCGGACGGGAGGGTTGTGGGGTTAAGTAAACTGGCCCGGACAGTGGAGGTGTTTGCCAAAAGGCTGCAGATCCAGGAACAACTGACCGGGCAGATTGCAGACGCCCTTATGGAGAACCTGGGGCCAAAAGGCGTGCTTGTCATGTTAGAGGCAGAACATATGTGCATGACAATGCGGGGCATTAAGAAGCCGGGCAGCAGGACAGTGACCTTAGTAAAACGGGGGGTGTTTGAGGAGGAGCAGGAGCTGGTAAATCTCTTTTTCCAGATGCTGCGGTAG
- the folK gene encoding 2-amino-4-hydroxy-6-hydroxymethyldihydropteridine diphosphokinase, whose product MDRIKIENLEVFANHGVLPEENRLGQKFLVSAVLYTETRKAGRADDLAASIHYGEVSQFIDNFMKENTFKLIETVAEGLAEALLQHTPRLSKIDLEVKKPWAPVGIPLEYVSVRIERQWHTAYIALGSNIGDKRGYLDGAVSALEKIKNCHVEKKSSWLVTPPYGMTDQEDFLNGCLELRTLLEPEELLEELHRIELEAGRERVIHWGPRTLDLDIIFYDNAVIEKDQLCIPHVEMHKRDFVLKPLHEIAPYKRHPVSGKTVRELLEELQ is encoded by the coding sequence GTGGACAGAATAAAAATAGAAAATTTGGAAGTATTTGCAAACCACGGTGTACTTCCAGAAGAAAACAGGCTGGGACAAAAGTTTTTGGTTTCAGCCGTACTTTACACAGAGACACGCAAAGCAGGCAGGGCAGATGATTTGGCGGCCTCCATACATTATGGAGAGGTGAGCCAGTTTATTGATAATTTTATGAAAGAGAATACTTTCAAGCTAATTGAGACTGTGGCAGAGGGACTGGCAGAGGCGCTTCTGCAGCATACTCCAAGGCTTAGCAAAATCGACCTGGAGGTGAAAAAACCTTGGGCCCCTGTTGGCATTCCGTTGGAGTATGTTTCAGTCAGGATAGAAAGGCAGTGGCATACAGCCTATATTGCCCTTGGATCCAATATAGGGGATAAGCGGGGGTATCTGGATGGTGCAGTTTCAGCCCTGGAGAAAATTAAAAACTGCCATGTGGAGAAGAAATCCTCCTGGCTTGTGACTCCGCCCTATGGGATGACGGATCAGGAGGATTTTTTAAATGGCTGTTTGGAGCTCAGGACATTGCTGGAGCCGGAGGAGCTTTTAGAAGAATTGCACAGAATTGAGCTGGAGGCGGGGCGGGAGAGGGTGATCCACTGGGGCCCAAGGACTCTGGATTTAGATATTATTTTTTATGACAATGCAGTAATAGAAAAGGATCAATTATGCATCCCCCATGTAGAAATGCACAAGAGGGATTTCGTGCTTAAACCCCTCCATGAGATTGCCCCATATAAACGCCATCCGGTGTCTGGAAAAACCGTAAGAGAACTTTTGGAGGAACTGCAGTAA
- a CDS encoding dihydrofolate reductase family protein: MRKVILYAGMSLDGYIADKNGKVGWLSGDGSDKDNPGSYGSFFNSVHTIVMGFKTYHQIVTELSPKEWVYPGKECFVFTHDRQKEAGEVQFTDKDPAELVKQLKEEPGGDIWVCGGSDIINQLIEGGCIDRYCITVIPTILGEGIPLFTSHGREIPLTLISTYSYNGMTDLVYEHRR, from the coding sequence ATGAGAAAAGTTATTCTGTATGCGGGTATGAGTTTAGATGGCTATATTGCTGATAAAAATGGGAAAGTAGGCTGGCTTTCAGGGGATGGAAGCGACAAAGATAATCCTGGCAGCTATGGCAGCTTTTTTAATTCTGTCCATACAATTGTCATGGGATTTAAGACATATCATCAGATTGTGACCGAGCTTTCTCCAAAGGAATGGGTCTACCCAGGCAAAGAATGTTTTGTGTTTACGCATGACAGGCAGAAAGAGGCGGGGGAGGTACAATTCACAGATAAAGATCCGGCAGAACTGGTCAAACAGCTGAAGGAAGAGCCTGGGGGAGATATTTGGGTTTGCGGAGGATCCGATATTATTAACCAGCTTATAGAAGGCGGCTGTATTGACAGATATTGTATTACAGTCATTCCAACTATTTTAGGAGAAGGCATCCCGCTTTTCACCTCTCATGGGAGGGAGATCCCATTAACATTGATCTCAACATATAGCTATAATGGCATGACGGACTTAGTCTATGAACACCGGAGATAA
- the aroA gene encoding 3-phosphoshikimate 1-carboxyvinyltransferase: MELTNITGLRGEISVPGDKSISHRCVMFGSIAKGTTEIQHFLHGADCLATIGCFRRMGIEISCSAGTVTVYGKGLHGLTAPEEILDVGNSGTTTRLMAGILAGQSFDSKLSGDESLNSRPMSRIMEPLSKMGANISSILRNNCAPLYITKGTLSGIHYESPVASAQVKSCILLAGLYAEGRTSVTEPSLSRNHTELMLREFGADICSTHELDTTRATASIQPCKELYGQKITVPGDISSAAYFIAAGLLVPDSEILVKNTGINPTRAGILKVCEDMGGDITLLNERTQGGEKIADILVRTSSLHGITIDGDIIPTLIDEIPIIAIMAAAAEGTTIIRDAKELKVKETDRIETVTDNLKAMGCCATPTPDGMIIEGGRPLHGAYIHTLLDHRIAMAFSIAALIADGNTKILDSHCVDVSYPGFYEAFESLL, translated from the coding sequence ATGGAATTAACCAATATTACTGGATTGAGGGGTGAAATTTCAGTCCCCGGAGACAAATCCATATCACATCGCTGTGTCATGTTTGGTTCCATCGCCAAAGGAACCACCGAGATCCAGCATTTTCTGCACGGGGCGGACTGTCTGGCTACAATTGGGTGTTTTCGCAGGATGGGCATTGAAATTTCCTGCAGTGCCGGTACAGTCACAGTATATGGAAAAGGACTGCATGGACTGACAGCGCCAGAGGAGATTTTAGATGTGGGAAACAGCGGTACCACGACCCGGCTGATGGCCGGGATTTTGGCAGGCCAATCCTTTGACTCCAAATTGTCTGGGGATGAATCCCTCAATTCCCGCCCTATGAGCAGGATTATGGAACCCCTTAGCAAAATGGGCGCAAATATATCCAGCATCCTGCGCAACAATTGTGCGCCTCTCTATATTACAAAAGGAACTCTCAGCGGTATTCACTATGAGTCCCCCGTAGCCTCAGCCCAGGTAAAGTCCTGTATTCTTCTTGCAGGACTTTATGCGGAGGGCAGAACTTCTGTCACAGAACCGTCGCTCTCCAGAAATCATACTGAACTAATGCTCAGAGAATTCGGCGCTGATATTTGTTCCACCCATGAGCTGGACACGACCAGGGCCACTGCTTCTATCCAGCCATGCAAGGAGCTGTACGGCCAGAAAATAACAGTGCCGGGGGACATCTCCTCAGCAGCCTATTTTATTGCTGCCGGCCTTCTGGTCCCCGATTCTGAAATCTTAGTTAAAAATACTGGCATCAACCCTACCCGGGCAGGGATTTTAAAGGTCTGTGAGGATATGGGCGGGGACATAACCCTCCTCAATGAACGTACCCAGGGCGGCGAGAAAATCGCAGATATCCTGGTGCGCACGAGCAGCCTCCACGGCATCACCATTGACGGGGATATTATTCCCACACTGATTGATGAAATACCGATCATCGCCATTATGGCGGCAGCAGCGGAAGGAACTACTATTATCAGGGACGCCAAAGAACTAAAGGTCAAGGAAACAGACAGGATAGAAACCGTCACTGACAATTTAAAAGCCATGGGCTGCTGTGCCACACCTACTCCCGACGGGATGATTATCGAGGGGGGAAGGCCCCTCCACGGCGCTTACATACACACTCTGCTTGACCATAGGATTGCCATGGCTTTTAGCATTGCCGCACTGATTGCTGACGGCAACACAAAAATCCTGGACAGCCATTGTGTAGATGTATCCTATCCAGGGTTTTATGAGGCTTTCGAGAGTTTACTTTAA
- a CDS encoding [FeFe] hydrogenase, group A produces the protein MGFITINNRRVAFTNEKNVLSIIRKSGIDLPTFCYHSELSTYGACRMCVVEDDRGRIFASCSEIPRDGMVIYTNTPRLQHHRRMIIELLLASHCRDCTTCGKNGVCTLQKLSRQLGITNVRFENNKKQLPQDATSDCVIRDPNKCILCGDCVRTCDEIQGLGVLDFAFRGSKMQVTTAFNKDLAHTDCVGCGQCRAVCPTGAITIKQDVEHVWKVLADKNIRVVAQIAPAVRVAVGDKFGIKKGENTLGRLVAALRRIGFDEVYDTNFGADLTVMEEAEEFLHRLQAGEHLPLFTSCCPAWVKFCENKYPQYQKHLSTCRSPQAMFGALIKEEARMKGQSEPRKTVVISIMPCTAKKAEIRRPDQFNKGEQNVDYVLTTTEITRMIQEAGIDLAQVKPEALDMPFGIASGAGAIFGVTGGVTEAVLRRLVNSNRAEDLEAISFTGVRGVDGIKEASVKLGDREVKIAVVNGLQCAAEVLEKIESGEAYYDFVEVMACKRGCIAGGGQPVPIGPRTKKARLEGIYKIDSLAQIKLPNENPIITTVYDGILKGKEHELLHTRDESLAQ, from the coding sequence TTTTACAAATGAGAAAAATGTTCTTTCTATCATACGTAAATCTGGAATTGACCTTCCTACATTCTGTTATCATTCTGAGCTTTCTACATATGGGGCCTGCCGTATGTGCGTAGTTGAGGATGACAGAGGAAGAATCTTTGCATCCTGCTCAGAGATCCCAAGGGACGGCATGGTGATCTACACCAATACACCCAGGCTGCAGCACCACAGGAGAATGATTATTGAACTGCTTCTAGCCTCCCATTGCAGGGATTGTACGACCTGTGGGAAAAACGGAGTCTGTACTCTGCAGAAGCTGTCAAGGCAGCTTGGCATTACCAATGTCCGTTTTGAGAATAACAAAAAGCAGCTTCCCCAGGATGCCACATCAGATTGTGTAATCCGGGATCCAAATAAGTGTATTCTCTGCGGTGATTGTGTGCGTACCTGTGATGAGATACAGGGACTGGGGGTATTGGATTTTGCTTTCCGGGGGTCTAAAATGCAGGTGACTACAGCATTTAATAAAGATCTGGCACATACAGACTGTGTAGGGTGCGGGCAGTGCCGCGCAGTATGTCCTACCGGCGCCATCACAATCAAGCAGGATGTTGAGCATGTATGGAAGGTCCTTGCGGACAAAAATATCAGGGTTGTGGCCCAGATCGCCCCTGCAGTGCGTGTGGCAGTGGGAGATAAGTTTGGTATTAAAAAGGGGGAGAATACATTGGGCCGCCTTGTCGCAGCTTTGCGCCGCATCGGGTTTGACGAGGTGTATGACACCAATTTCGGCGCAGACCTTACTGTGATGGAAGAGGCGGAGGAGTTTTTGCACCGGCTTCAGGCAGGGGAACATCTTCCTCTGTTTACTTCCTGCTGTCCGGCATGGGTCAAATTCTGTGAGAATAAATATCCCCAGTATCAGAAGCATCTTTCAACCTGCCGTTCCCCTCAGGCAATGTTCGGGGCGCTTATCAAGGAAGAAGCACGTATGAAAGGGCAGTCAGAGCCAAGAAAGACAGTGGTGATTTCGATCATGCCCTGTACGGCGAAAAAGGCAGAGATTAGAAGGCCCGATCAGTTTAATAAGGGGGAACAGAACGTTGATTACGTGCTGACTACCACAGAGATTACACGAATGATCCAGGAGGCGGGAATTGACCTGGCCCAGGTGAAACCAGAAGCTTTGGATATGCCTTTTGGCATTGCGTCTGGGGCAGGGGCCATTTTCGGAGTAACAGGCGGAGTAACAGAGGCAGTTCTGCGGCGCCTTGTGAACAGCAACCGCGCCGAAGATTTAGAGGCCATCAGTTTTACAGGAGTGCGCGGTGTGGACGGCATTAAAGAGGCGTCTGTCAAACTGGGCGACCGTGAAGTTAAAATAGCGGTAGTAAATGGCCTGCAGTGCGCGGCAGAGGTGCTTGAGAAGATAGAATCTGGGGAAGCATACTATGATTTTGTGGAAGTCATGGCATGCAAGAGGGGCTGCATTGCCGGCGGCGGGCAGCCAGTGCCCATTGGCCCCAGGACGAAAAAGGCCAGGCTGGAAGGCATTTATAAGATTGACAGCCTTGCACAGATTAAGCTTCCGAATGAGAATCCGATTATTACAACAGTTTATGACGGTATCCTGAAAGGGAAAGAACATGAGCTGCTGCATACAAGGGATGAAAGCCTGGCTCAGTAG
- a CDS encoding bifunctional folylpolyglutamate synthase/dihydrofolate synthase: MTYKEARVYLDEVSKYGSVLGLDTIRGLLRELGDPQDDLKFIHIAGTNGKGSVLAYISTILSKAGYRTGRYVSPTVVSYLERIQIDGEWISEEEFAESAGLVQKAIARMEAKGETSPTVFEAETAIAFLYFKKKKCHIVVLETGLGGTLDATNIVKNTQAAVFTSISRDHMGFLGGTLEEIARNKAGIIKYGCITVTARQEPEVMEVLKEKAAQVKSQLITAFPDRAEVTDVSWSGQNISYGDYRNLRLNLAGIHQVENACLALEVLESLRGLGYTVSGEAVREGFAETRWPGRFECVSQNPLFFVDGAHNEGAAERLKETVEACLPGRKLILIMGVFRDKEYHKILQTMGPMAEKIFTVDLPDRQRSLPGEELKKAADMYCPRTEAAADIPGAVKSAWREAGAEGTVLAFGSLSYLGQVRNLVKRMGGKQW; this comes from the coding sequence GTGACCTATAAAGAAGCAAGGGTATATTTGGACGAAGTGTCGAAATACGGAAGTGTACTTGGCTTGGATACGATTCGAGGTCTGTTGCGTGAACTTGGGGATCCCCAGGATGACTTAAAGTTCATACATATTGCAGGAACGAATGGAAAAGGCTCTGTGCTTGCGTATATTTCGACTATTTTAAGCAAGGCAGGGTACAGGACCGGCAGATATGTTTCACCGACAGTGGTTTCCTATTTGGAGCGGATTCAGATAGACGGAGAGTGGATATCTGAAGAGGAGTTCGCGGAATCAGCAGGGTTGGTTCAAAAAGCTATTGCCCGCATGGAAGCTAAGGGGGAGACAAGTCCCACTGTGTTTGAGGCGGAAACGGCAATAGCTTTTTTGTATTTCAAAAAAAAGAAATGCCACATTGTGGTACTGGAGACAGGCCTTGGAGGAACGTTGGATGCTACCAACATTGTAAAGAACACACAGGCTGCAGTCTTTACTTCTATCAGCCGTGACCATATGGGGTTCCTGGGCGGTACGCTGGAAGAAATAGCAAGAAATAAGGCCGGTATTATTAAATATGGCTGCATCACTGTGACAGCCAGGCAGGAGCCGGAGGTCATGGAGGTATTAAAAGAAAAGGCCGCCCAAGTAAAAAGCCAGTTGATTACTGCGTTTCCCGACAGGGCAGAGGTCACTGACGTTAGCTGGAGTGGGCAGAATATAAGCTATGGAGATTACAGGAATCTCAGGCTGAACCTGGCCGGCATACATCAGGTGGAAAATGCGTGTCTGGCCCTGGAGGTATTGGAGTCATTGAGGGGCCTGGGATATACTGTCTCTGGGGAAGCAGTCCGGGAAGGGTTTGCAGAGACAAGATGGCCTGGCCGGTTCGAATGTGTCAGCCAAAATCCATTGTTTTTTGTGGACGGAGCCCACAACGAAGGGGCTGCAGAAAGGCTTAAGGAGACAGTGGAGGCCTGCCTGCCAGGAAGGAAATTGATTTTGATCATGGGGGTATTCCGGGATAAAGAATATCATAAGATTTTACAGACCATGGGGCCTATGGCAGAGAAGATTTTTACCGTAGACCTGCCGGATAGACAGCGCAGCCTGCCTGGGGAGGAGCTGAAGAAAGCGGCGGATATGTACTGTCCCCGGACAGAGGCGGCAGCGGATATCCCCGGGGCGGTAAAATCGGCATGGAGGGAGGCAGGGGCAGAAGGCACCGTATTAGCTTTCGGCTCTCTGTCTTATCTGGGCCAGGTAAGAAATCTGGTTAAACGTATGGGGGGAAAACAATGGTAG